DNA sequence from the Bufo bufo chromosome 3, aBufBuf1.1, whole genome shotgun sequence genome:
AACCTGACGCTGGTCTCTACAAAAACGGGTATGTTTTAGCAGTATTCGGCACACACCGACAGTCACACCAAGCTGGCCTCTTTATGGTGTTTGATGGTGTGCTGATTCTTTTCAGAGGGCCGGCGAAAGCCTTTCTTGCAGTAGTCGCATCTGTGGGGATAGTCTTTGGTGTGGATGGAGATGACATGGCGTTTAAAACCAGAAGCGTCTGTGGTGTTGTACTCGCAGTACTCACACTGATACACCTTTTTACCACTGTGAGACTTCATGTGCTTCTTCAGTTCCTGTTGCTGCCTGAAGCCTTTGCGGCAGCGTTTGCACCTGAATGGCAACTCCTTAGTATGTACCGACAAGATGTGCCGGCTCAACACAAAAGGGTCCGCAATTTGGAACTCGCAGTGCCTGCACTGATGCATCTTTTTACCTCTGTGTGCAGACTCATGCTTTTTAAGCTCGGAAGGTCGGTGGAAGCCCTTCTCGCAGACTTCACACTTGTGGGGATAATCCTTGGTGTGCACAGAAATAATATGCCTTTTTAGGTCACTCGAGTTTGAGCTTTTGTGGTCACAGTGCAGGCACTGGTGACTTTTGCTCTCCTGATGCAGGATAACGTGTGCCTGCAGATCTTTAGCGTCTACAAATGTCTGGAGGCAAATCTCGCACTTGAATGGCATTTCTTTGCTGTGCTTTGTCTTAACATGGGTTTTTAAATTGGAggagtcagcagatttgtagtcACAATATTGACAGATATATGGCTTCTCGCCGGTGTGAGTGCGCATGTGCTTCTTTAATTCTGAAGGATGGCGGAAGCCTTTTCCACACTCCACACAGATGTGTGGAAAGCTCTTGCTGTGCACGGCCAAAAGGTGTCTGTTCAGTAAGCCCTGCTCGGCCGTCTCGTAATCGCAGAACTTGCACTTGTGCATTTTGTTGCCCGCCTTTTCCTTGTGTGTCAGCTTGTGGGCGAACAAAGCATTCGCATGTAGAAATATTTTTCCGCATTCATCGCAGTCCAGCTCCTTCTCAGTTTTAATGACTGCAGCAGACAGCTTGTGGCTCTCCAGGTGGTTATGTAGACTTACTTTTTTATTGGTGGTGTAGTCACAGTCTGTGCAGCGATATTTCTTACGCACCAGATGTTCAGGGTGGTTCTTCATGTGCCTCTTCAGAAAGCCTCGGGATTTGAATTTCTTGCCGCAGATCATACATGGGTAAACAGTAAGTGGGTGGCCATCGGGACCAATAATTATGGctatgaaataaaacaaacatatATAATCACTTTATGACACTTTAGTAAACTAGTGGAGAtgtttgaaggggggggggggaagcggaAACAAAAGGTTGTGgttttaaagagaacctgacaCTGTGAAAACGCAGTGCAATCAgcgggttatagagcaggaggagctgagcagtttgatgtgtagttttatgggaaaagattcagcaaaacatTTATTCAGTTAATTCTCTGCTCTTTTTGAGCTTAATAGATAACTGGGGAatctcagtgactgacagctatacaaCTAGCAATACTGTtttgctcagttcctcctgctctataacatgtggcctgcggattgcactgcatttacatggcgacgggttccctttaagagccTGTATTTTTCTGTGCTTGTTGAAGATTTCCATCAGGCACAGTCATCAGTGCTTCTGTCCAGACATCTGTTCAACGGCCCTTTACACAATCTGATtttgcaggcaattattgggagcaAACTATTTGTTTctgataactgcctgctcatcaGAGGCGGCGAGAGCtgcaatcatctcctctgtatgggggaGAGTggtcgctcatccctatacaaaTTCATTGTTTCTGGCAGCAGATCCCTGTCGATACAGGACGATCTGCTGCCCTGCAACAATGATTTTGATGTCCGCATCAACTTTGCTCTCACCCTATTAACAAGCGTTTGCTCATTCTCTGGGTGATTGGAGGCACTTTAACATGAGGCATTTATTAGAACCAGTGTTCATATGAACGTTCACTCCTGATAATCAGCCTGTGTAAAAAGGGCCTTATGCTACTAAAAtacttaaaaggtggaaaaactaTATACTGCTGgtccactttttttatttttattaaaaaggtGGTGAGAATGGCACAAAACAACCAAGAAAGTGATTAACCTTGCCAACCCCCCAATGTCCCTGCACGGATGCTTCCTGGGTCCTCTCAATAAACCACAAATGGCCAATCACCGACTGAGGAAGGTCAGTGCTGAGAGGTCATTTCCTGAAAGTTGAAATGGGTCAGAAAGTGGCCAACGTGGACCCAGGCAGTGGCAGAATAGGAGAAGTGAAGTGGAGTATGAAATCTTTGCCTACTTTATGCAATCCTGACTTTTTGTttgagctgagcatgcatgtgtatggaggtgATGGGAGAGATACTGTAGCTATCAGCTGAATAAGGAAACAGACAACAGGTATCAGTGTGTGGCCAGCCTTAGACTTCTTAGATAGACCTCACCTTTACATGGATATTATGAGACTAGCTACAGCAAATAGTTGTCCGGCCATGATAACGGTAGAAAGTCTAAGAGGGCCCCAGTGTACTTTCACCTCaacgctgggtgacatgtactcaTGTGGCATGTCACTGTGCAGTGCCGTGCTGCTTGGGGACATACTAACGCCAGTAATTGCCTGTATCGGTTCATGTGACGCCATCTATTGCCCACCCGGAAGTAAACAAGCCTGGGACTGGAAGATCACCGGTCACAGCTAGGGCACAGGACCGAGGCGGCAGGCACAGAGTGAGCACGATTCTTTCATTAGGTCAAACATGCTAGGGGGACCACGTAAAGACCAattctggaaaacctctttaaaaagcCATCATGGGTTGCTAGAGAACAGCCAACCAAGCTTGATTTTGATTACCCTAAAACTACTA
Encoded proteins:
- the ZFX gene encoding zinc finger X-chromosomal protein gives rise to the protein MEEDVAELALQTEPHAFFHTSEPGAPHLNGNEIIVEIQETVYVADGDGGMSVQGFHDDADSVVIQDVIEDVVIEDVQCSDILEGTRGSETVIIPEQVLEDDIGPDTEEQELEEDVLSNCDVPENVLDSDLVAGALTVGRRERVLHPDHIVGEEMAEDGLGDDMISEEILVADCASEAVIDANGIPVQGPDGEEVNCDDYLMISLDDADKIDEECAEEIAMGGEMDGDPAKLDGSCPEVIKVYIFKADPGEDLGGTVDIVESESENDPGDGLLDPHTGGRLPREKMVYMAVNDSQHDDDLDVAEIADEVYMEVIVGEEDAAITQEHQLDDAELSKTFMPVAWAAAYGNNMSNNLEGVEHRNGTASALLHIDESDGLDRLGKQKPKKKRRGENRQYQTAIIIGPDGHPLTVYPCMICGKKFKSRGFLKRHMKNHPEHLVRKKYRCTDCDYTTNKKVSLHNHLESHKLSAAVIKTEKELDCDECGKIFLHANALFAHKLTHKEKAGNKMHKCKFCDYETAEQGLLNRHLLAVHSKSFPHICVECGKGFRHPSELKKHMRTHTGEKPYICQYCDYKSADSSNLKTHVKTKHSKEMPFKCEICLQTFVDAKDLQAHVILHQESKSHQCLHCDHKSSNSSDLKRHIISVHTKDYPHKCEVCEKGFHRPSELKKHESAHRGKKMHQCRHCEFQIADPFVLSRHILSVHTKELPFRCKRCRKGFRQQQELKKHMKSHSGKKVYQCEYCEYNTTDASGFKRHVISIHTKDYPHRCDYCKKGFRRPSEKNQHTIKHHKEASLV